The DNA sequence CGACTTCCTGGACCAGGCCGTAGTCCAGGGCCTGCTCCGCGGTGAACGTGCGGCCGGAAAGCAGCAGGTCACGGGCCCGCCCCTGGCCGACGAGCGCCGGCAGCAGCTTCGCGACGCCGTATTCGGCGATCAGCCCGCGCCGGGCGAACGCCGTGGTGAACTTCGCGCCCGCGGCGGCGAACCGGACGTCCGCCGCGCAGGCGATGACGAACCCCAGCCCGGCACAGCCGCCGTTGATCGCGGCGACCACCGGGACACCGACCGAGGCCGCCGCCAGGACGTCCCGGAAGTTCTCGTGCCCGCCGCCGCCGGCCGGCGGAGCGGCGGCGATGCCGTCGAGCAGTCCCAGGTCGGCGCCGGGGCAGAACGCCTTGCCCGCTCCGGTGACGACGACCGCGCGGACGCCGGGGTCCGCGTCGGCCTGCCGCAGCAGGGCGCCGTAGCGGGCCTGCATCGGGACGTCCATCGCGTTGCTGCGGCCGGGTTTGTCGAACGTCAGGGTCGCGACCGCGCCGTCCGCCGCGTACCGCACGCCAGCCACAGTGGACAAGGCCGCCTCCTCGGGGTCGGCCACCATACTAAGCGGTCGCTTCGGTCATGGCCAGGTCCCGGCCTGCTCCTGGGCCGCACCGGCGCTCTCGGCAGCGGTCACGCCCCCGGCCGGTTGCCCGTCGGGATCGTGATCGGCGTGGTCGTCGGTGAGCTGACCTTGTTCAGGAACAGCATCGCGATCGCGCGGATGAACTGGTCGAACAGGTAGAAGCCCGCCGGGGCGATGGGCAGCAGGCCTTCCCGGAACGCGATGTAGGCCGGCCAGCCGGTGCGGACCAGCGTCGCCGCTGCGTAGTCGCGGGGGAGGCCGAGCCAGTCGCCGACCGCGTCGCTGAGGACGTAGCGGACGAATTCGTTGAGGAAGCCGCGGGTGACGCCCAGGTCGATCTGCGCGGTCAGGCCGAGCAGGTCCTCCGCCAGCTCCTTGCCCTCCGTCGTCGGGGACAGCAGCGGGGTGAGCACCCGCGTCGACTGCGCGTCGGCCTCGGCCCACGTCTTGGGGATGAACTCGTCCCGGACGCCGAGCAGGTGGATGGCGACCTGCCACTGGTGCAGGAAGGCCTCTTCGTCCGCGGCCGACATCGGGACGCGCCACTCGAGCAGCTTCCGGTGCACGTAGGTGCCGAGGCTGTGGAAGGTCACCAGGATGTCGCCGTTGCTGATCGGGATCTGCTCGTCGGCGACCGCCCGCCAGTGCGGCGACTGCGGCAGCAGGTGGCGCACCGCGGCGTGCACGAGGCGCGTCTTGTTGGCGGTGACCACGAACTGGCCCGAGGGCTGGAACGCGTCGAGGTCACTCAGGTCGTAGCCGAAGGTGAACGTCTTCGCCGCGCGGTCCTGCATGTTCGCCCCGCCCGCGGACCAGTAGACCGACTTGGCCTCCCGCGGGATGACCGTGCTCATGATGCCGCTGCCCAGGCCGTAGAGCATGAACAGGTAGGTGTCCTTGCGCCGGTTGAAGTCGGCGGCGCGGCGCAGCTTCGCGGCGTCGGCCCAGGACGGCAGCCGGTTGACCTGCTGGAGGTAGGTGGCGAGCTCGGCGGGCAGGCCGGTGGGCAGCGGGTCGCTGTTGTCCACCCACGACCGCAGGGCGGTGTTGACCGCGGGGACCTGGCCGGTGTCGAGAACGCCGGCCATCAGCCGGTCCACCTCGTCGTCCCACGTCCACCACGGGTCCGCGCCCGCGGCCTGCGCTCCGGTCGACGCCCAGGCCGGGACGGCGCTCGCCGCGCTCACCAGCCCCAGCGCGACGCCGAGCGAAAGAACATTCCTTCGGCTGAGATTGCTCATTTACTTACCTAGCTTCCTCGGTAGGCAGTACCTGCTTTGAGCGTCGATAAACGAGAGGCGAGCGTGCACGTTCAGGAAGAGATTCCCCATTAACATAGCGAGGCCGGTCGCCGGTCGGCAAGAGCCGTGACCGCCTGAATCGGTCCGTCGCCGGGCCCGCGGTCCGGTTCGTGGTTGACTGGCACGCATGGCCCCGCTCCCGCGCACCCCCGCCCGGCGGCCGCGGTGACGGCCGGGCCGGCCGCGGCGGCCCGGCCGCGCAACCGCAAGCAGCTCATCGTCGAGGCGGCGGCCACGCTGTTCAGCGAACGCGGCTACCACTCGGCGTCCATGGAGGAGATCGCGGCCGGCGTCGGCATCACCGCGGCCGCGCTGTACCGGCACTTCCCGAACAAGTACGCGCTGTTCGCCGAGTGCGCGAACGTCATGGTGGACCGGCTCGGCGCGGCCCTCGCGGAGGTGCCGCCGGACGGGCCGCTCGCGGACGTCCTGGCCGCCGTCACCCGGGTCACCGTCGCCCACCGCGGGGCGGGTGGCCTGTACCGGTGGGAGGCCCGCTACCTCGACCGCGACGACCGCCGCGTGCTCAAGGGGAAGTTCGGGCACGTCGTCGGCCGGGTGGCGGCCGCGGTCCGCCGTGAGCACCCCTCGCCCGACGAGCACCTGCGGGCGGTGGCGGCCCTGGGCGCGATCGGCTCCGTGACGATGCACCACAACTCGATCGCCCGGCGGCGCGTCGAAGACCTCCTGCTGGCTTCCGCGCTGCGCGTCGCCGCGACCGACACCCGGCAGGCGCTTCCGGGCGGGCCCCTCGTCGAACTGCCCGCCCTGCCCCTCCCGCGCACGCGGCGGTCGGAGATCCTCGCGGCCGCCATCCCGCTGTTCGAACGGGCCGGGTTCGCCGCCGTCACCAACGGCATGATCGCCGAAGCCGTGGGGCTGGTGCCGTCCGGGCTCTACCGGTACTTCCCCGGCAAGGCCGACATCCTGGCGGCGGCGTGCCTGCAGGCGGCCGGCCTGCTGGCCCAGGCGGTCGAGCACAACCTGCGCGGCGTGACCGGCGCGCGGGACGCCCTGATCGCGCTGACGGCGACCTACGTGGCGTACAGCTTCGAGCACCACGCCCTCACCAGCGTGGCCGACGCCGAGATCGCCGGCTTGCCCGACGGCTTGCGCCGCCCGCTGGTGGCCGCGCAGCGCGAGCACATCGCCGTCTGGGAGCAGCACCTGCGCCAAGCCCGCCCCGACCTCGACGCACGCCAGGCGCGGGTGCTGGTGCACGCCGGCTTCGGCGTGGTGGTCGAGGCCGGGCGCCGCCTGCGGTGGGCGGACCGCCCCGAGCACCGGGCCGCCGTCGCCGCGATGTTCGTGAGCGCCCTGGAGCGGTGAAGGTCACGCCGGCGGCTGAGCCGTTCGGGTGGTGGTGTGCCCGGCGGTCAAACCGCCGCGGGGCGCCGGGCGTGGGCGCGGTGTCGGCCGAATCCCGGGGGGAACCATGTTCGAACGCACTCTCGCATCGGTGGCGCTGCTCGGCGCCGCCTGCTTGCCCGGCTTGCAGGCGCCCGCGGCCGCGGCCGGCTGCACCTGGGCGATGACACCGCTGGCGCTCCCGGCGCCGTACACCAGCAGCGACGTGTTCGCGGCGGCGGAAGGCGACTGGTTCGTCGGGTCCGTGCGCGGCGACAACGCGTATTCGCAGGTGCGGTGGCACGGCGGCCAGATCGTTTCGTCGTTCCGCCTGGCCGAGGTGCGCGACATCAACTCCTCCGGCGACGTCGTGGGGGACGGCGGAACCGGGGAGTGGTGGGCCGCGAAACCCGTCGTGTACCGCGGCGGCCAGTACGTGAACCTGCCCATGCCGCAAGGGTTCCGGTCCGCCAAGGCCACGCACGTCAACAACGCCGGGGACGTCATCGGCGTCGCCTACGGCGAGTTCGGCGGCGACGTCCACCCGGTGCTCTGGGCCGCCGCGCGGCCCGGCACGGCCGAGGTCCTGAACCCGGATCCCCAGCACCTCTACGACACCTACCCGGTCGACGTCGACGAGCAGGGCCGCGTCCTGCTCTACACCGACGTCGGCGAGCGCTCGGGCGAGGTGTTCGTCCGCGCCGCAGGCGGCGGCTACCGGCAGCTCCCGCCGCTGTACCCCGGCGGTTCGGTCCTGCTGGAGGCCTTCCACGGCGGCCGCATCGCCGCTTCGGTCGTGACGCCCGAGCTGACGATGGTCGCCATCGAGGCGGACCTGGACGGCCACGTGGTGCACACGACCGCCGAAGCCGCCGACACGCTGTTCGTCGACGCCGGCACGACGATGGCCGGCGTGGCCCACACGTTCGGCCCCGAGAACTACGAACTCCGCGTGTGGGAGAACGGCGTACCCACCGCCGATCTGGCCGGCGACCCCGATTTCAACGCGGCCCCGCGCCCGGCGGGCCTCACCGACGACGGAGCACTGGCGGCCACGATCACGTGGCCGGACACCGGCCGGCCCCGCGCGGTGGCGTACCACCGCGGCTGCTGACGCGCCCCGATGTGGCGTTCGGTGCGTCCAGCGCACCCAATGTGGCGTTCGGTGCGTTGGATGCACCCGACGCCACATTGGGGGCATCGGGGACCGGACGGTCAGCCGAGGGCGTACGACCGCCGGTCGGCCAGCACCGCCGCGAGACCTTCACGCAGGTCGTCGACGAAGTACCGGGGGACCTCCAGCGACGGGAAGTGCCCGCCCGCTTCGGGCGCGTTCCACCGGACGATCCGGCGGTACCGCTCCCGCGCCCACGGGCGCGGGCACTTCTCGATGTCGCGGGGGTACATGGTGATCGCCGCCGGGACGTCGACCCGGAGCTCGGGGTCGAGCGAGTTGTGGCTTTCGTAGTAGATGCGGGCCGCCGACGCGCCGGTTCGCGTCAGCCAGTACAGGGTGACGTCGTCGAGGACGCGGTCGCGGGAAATCGTCTCGAACGGGCTGTCTCCGGTGTCCGACCACTCGGCGAACTTGTCGAGGATCCAGGCGAGCAGCCCGACCGGTGAGTCGACGAGCGAGTAGCCGATGGTCTGCGGCCGGGTCGCCTGCTGCTTCGCGTACGCCGCGCGGTGGTGCCAGAAATCGCGGGTCTCCTCGGCCCACGCGCGCTCGACCGGCGTCAGCCCGTCCGTCGTCAGGCCGGGCGGTCCTTCGGCGAACAGCGTGTGGATACCGAGCACGTGGTCCGGGAACCGGCCGCCGAGGACCGTGGTGATGTTGCCGCCCCAGTCGCCGCCGTGGGCGGTGAACTCGGGGTAGCCGAGCCGGTCCATCAGTTCGACCCAGGCGGCCGCGATCTTTTCGGTTCCCCACCCGGTGGTGGCCGGCTTGTCGCTGTAACCGAAGCCGGGCAGTGACGGGGCCACGACGTGGAACGCCGGCGTGGCCGCGTCGCCCGGATCGGCCAGCTCGGCCACCACGTCGACGAACTCGGCGATGCTGCCCGGCCAGCCGTGCGTCAGGAGCAGGGGAGTGGCGTCCGCGCGCGGGGACCGGCGGTGCAGGAAGTGGATCCCCAGCCCGTCGATGGTCGTGCGGAACTGGCCGATCCGGTCGAGGCGCGCTTCGAACGCCCGCCAGTCGTACCCGGTGCGCCAGTAGTCCACGAGCTCGACGAGGTCGGCGAGCGGGACGCCCTGGCCCCACCGGTGCCGGACCGTCTCGGCCTCCGGGAGCCGCGCGGCGGCGAGCCGCGCGCGCAGGTCGTCGAGCTCGGCGTCGGTGGCGTGGGCTTCGAACACGTGCACGTCGCTGGTGGGACGGGGCATGAGACCTCCTGACCATTGCGGAACCGGCTTAGGTGGTTCTAACACGGCGCCGCACCCGGCTGCAACCGGCTAAGGTGGTTCCATGCGTGCTGAGTTCCCCGACTTCCGCCTCGGTAGCGTGCTGGCGACCAGCTTCACGGCGACGCTGACCGAGCGCCGCGGCGACGCCGTGGAGCGCATCCCCGTGCCGCGGCGGCTCGTCGACTGGCTGGCGGTGAGCGGCCTCGCCGTGGACTCCTGCACCGCCGCCCAGCTCGGCCTCGCCCGGGAGCTGCGGGAGTCGATCCACGCCGCCGCGACGGCGGCCGCGACCGGGGCGGCGCTCCCGGCCGCGGCGGTCCGGGTCATCAACGACCGCAGCACCCAAGGCCGGGCCACCGCCGTCCTGACGCCCGGGGGCGAGCGGCGGTGGCAGCTCAGCTCGCCGTCCCGCGTCGAAGACGCCCTCGGCGTGATCGCGGCCGACGCGATCGGCATCATTTCGGGCGAGCGGGACGGGAAGCTGGCCTTGTGCGCGTCGCCGACCTGCCAAGCCGCCTTCTTCGACACCAGCCAAAGCCGCACCCGCCGGTGGTGCGACATGAACACGTGCGGGAACCGGCAGAAGAAGGCGCGCTTCCACGCCAACCGCAAGAACGCCGGCGTCACGACTCCTTGAGCATGCTGCCCCGCCGCCAGATCGCCCGGATGTCGAGCGTGCCGCCGACGTCGGTCGTCGGATCGCCGTCGACGAGCAGGAGGTCGGCGCGCAGTCCTTCGGCGACGCGGCCGCGGTCGGTGAGGCCGAAGCGGCGGGCCGTGGTCGCGGTCGCGGCGCGCAGCGCCTGGGCCGGGGTCAGGCCGGCGGCCACGAGGTACCGCAGCTCCCGGTGCAGGCTGGCGCCGTGGGCCAGGCCGCCGAAGAAGGTCTCCGCCATGGACGCGTCGGTGCCCGCCAGGATGTCGACGCCCGCGGCGGCCAGCGCCCCGACGGTCGCCAGCACGTCCTCGAGCTCGCCCTGCGGGTAGCGGTCGTAGCTGGACCGCAGGGTTTCCTCCCACTTGCCGTCGAGGCGGCGGGCGACCCGGGGGTCGTCGGCGAGGTCGCTGCCGGTGATGCCCATCATCGACGCGTCGAGGCAGACGCACGGCACGACGAACATCCCCGCTTCGGCGATCAGGTCCACGATCTCCGTGGTGTGCGGGCGGTCCATGAACACGTGGACGACCCCGTCGACGCCGGCCTCGGCGGCCATCCGGGTGGCATCGAGGGTCAGGGTGTGGGCCACGGTGAGGGCGCCGTACTTCTTCGCCTCGGCGACCCCGGCGTTCAGCGTGGCCTGGTCGAGCATCGGCAGCCCGGGGTGCCCCTCGACGCTGCCGTCGTCGATCATGAACTTGATGTAGTCGGAGCCGCGGGCGAGCAGCTGCGGGACGAACGCGGCGGCCTGCTCCGGCGTGGTGGAGAACGGCATCAGCGGCATGACCGGCGGCAGGTCGCCGGCCGGCCGGAACCCCTCCGGCATCAGTTCGCTGGGGTGGCCGCCGGGCGGGGTGATGGCGAACCCGGACGACCGGATGTCGGCCACCGTGTCGTCCTCGCTGATGTGCGCCCGGTTTTCGCGGGTGTTCAGGCCCTGCATCTCCAGCTCGGTGGTGACGCCGAACCGCAGGGCCAGCGCCTGGGAGCCGGGCGCGGAGTGGACGTGCGCGTCGATCAGGCCGGGCAGCAGGGTCGCGCCCCGGCCGTCGACGACCTCGGCGCCGTCGGGCACGTCGCCGCCGACCTGGCGGATCTTCCGGCCGTCGAGCACGACGGTCCGCACTCCCAGCATCTTCTCGCCGTCGAAGACCCGGGCTCCGGTGATGGCGGTGGTGGCCATGGTGGCCTCGCTTCCTGGTTCGCAGTTACATACCTAATGATATGCAGTTAGCGACTGGCATGCAAATGCGGGAGGTACTACGATCCGGGGGTGAGCAGCGCGCGTTCCACCGACGACCTCCTGCTGGACCGGATCGGGCCGGCGTTGTCGCGGCTGCGCCGGCGCACCCCGGCTTCGGGCCGGGACCTGTCCCGCAACCTGGTGCTGAACGTGGTCGCCGACGCCCCCGGCGAGATGACCGTCGGCGGGCTCGCCACCGAGATGGGTGTCGCGCAGCCGGTGGCCAGCCGCACGGTCGCGGCCTGCATCGCCGACGGCCTGGTGCGGCGGGCGGCTTCCCAGGCCGACGGCCGCCGGACCGTGCTGGAGCTGACGGAACGCGGTGAAGCCGAGCGAGAGCGTTTTGCCGCCGAGCAGCGTGCGGCGTTCGAAGCGATCACGGCGGACTGGCCGCCGGAGGATCGCGTCCGGTTCGCGCGGCTGCTCGTGCGGTACACCGACGACGCCGGCGCCTGGTCCCGGAGCCGCTGACCGCGCCGTGTCCACTGTGGACGTGACCGGCCTGCCGCAACATTTCCACAACTTCCCCACTGACGGTGCCACCCACCATCGGCGGACGGCCCGCGTCCGCGGGCGACGTTCCTCTTGGGAGAGGAAAGGAAATGTCCACACGCCACACCACCCGGCGGAGAGCGGCTCTGGCGCTCGCGGCCGGGTGCACCGTGCTGGTGAGCTCGCTGGCCGGGGTGCCCGCCGGGCCCGCGCTCGCGTCGAGTCACCGGGAAGCGCCGCTGATCTCCGGCGATCCGCCGGTCGACAACACCGATGTGTACGCGTTCGTCAGTCCCGACAAGCCGGACACCGTCACGCTCATCGCGAACTGGTACCCGTTCGAGGAACCCAACGGGGGCCCGACCTTCTACCCGTGGGCCACCGACGCCCACTACGACCTCAACATCGACAACAACGGCGACGCGAAGGCGGACCTCACCTACCGGTGGGACTTCCGCACCGACGACCGGCGGGGGAACGACACCTTCCTCTACAACGACGACCCGGTGACGTCGCTGGACGACCCGGACCTGTTGTTCCGCCAGACGTACACGCTGACGCTGATCGACCGGCCGAACGGGCGGGTGACCACCCTGGCCAGCGGCGCGAAGGTCGCGCCGTCGAACGTCGGGCCGGCGTCGATGCCGAACTACGGGGTGCTGCGGAACCAGGCCGTCACCGGCATCCCCGGCGGCGGGCAGAGCTTCGCCGGGCAGGCCGACGACCCGTTCTTCCTCGACCTGCGGGTCTTCGACCTGCTCTACGGCGGCAACCTGTCCGAGGTCGGGCAGGACACCGTGGCCGGCTACAACGTGAACACCGTGGCGCTGCAGGTGCCCAAGAGCGCGCTGACGCTCGCGGGGAACCCCACCCGGAACCCGAACATCGGGGTCTGGAGCGACACCGAGCGCTACTCGATCACGCTGCGGTCCCCGGGAACGCAGCAGTCGAGCGGGTCCGAGGTCCAGGTGTCGCGCCTGGGGAACCCGCTGGTCAACGAGGTCGTGGTGCCCGCGGGGCTGAAGGACAAGTTCAACTCGCTGCTGCCGGAGCAGGACCGCACGGTGCCGGCGCTGGTGAACCGGATCAACGTCCCGGAGGTGCCCGCGCTCGTCCAGCGGATCTACGGCATCCCCGCGCCGGCCACGCCGCGCAACGACCTCGTGGAGATCTTCCTGTACGGGATCACCACGAAGTTCGGCACCCAGCTCGGGAACCTGGACCTCAACTCCCAGCTGAACAACCTCGACGTCAACCCGGCGAACTTCGCGCCGTCGGAGCAGCTGCGGCTGAACACGTCGATCGCGCCGGTCGCGCAGCCCAGCCGGCTCGGGTTGCTCGGGGGTGACCGCCAGGGGTTCCCGAACGGCCGCCGGTTGGCCGACGACGTGCTCGACATCAGCCTGCAGGTGCTGGAGGGTGCCGCCGTCAGCGGTCCCGTCCAGGCGCTCGCCGCGGGGGACCGCGTCGACGCGAACAACGTTCCGTTCGGCACGGCGTTCCCGTACGTCGCGCTGCCCAACAACAAGGCGGTCAACTCGCGCTGACCCGCCGCCCGGTGGCCGCCGGCGCGCCGGCGGTCACCGCCCCACTCCGAGAGGGATGTCCGATGTCCGATACACCACCGAGCGTGCGCCGGGGGCCGCGCGCCCGCATCGCCGCCGTCGCCGGGTTGCTCGCCCTCGGTGCCGCCGTGCTGCTCGACCCCGGGCCGCCGGGCCCGGCCGTCGTGGCCGCCGGTGCGCCGAGCGCCCTCGACCGGGCGATCACGACCGCGCGGGACAAGCTCGCGAAGCGCGACCACGATCCGCGGACGTGGGCCGAGCTCGGCGCCGCGTACGTCGAGGCGGCGCGCGCCAAGGCGGATCCCACCTACTACCCGAAAGCCGAAGAGGCGCTGCGCAAATCCGTGGCGCAGCAGCCCGACGGCAACGGGACCGCGCTGGCCGGCCTGGGCGCGCTCGCCAACGCGCGGCACGACTTCGCCGCCGCCCGCGACTGGGGCCTCCAGGCCCGGGACGTGCTCCCGGACAGCGCGGCGGTGTACGGCGTGCTCACCGACGCCTACACCCAGCTCGGCGACACCGAGGCCGCCACGACCGCGTTGCAGCGCATGCTGGACCTCAAACCGGGCGTCTCGTCGTTCACCCGCGCCGCGTACGAGTTCGAGCTGCACGGCCGCGTCGAAGACGCCCGGCACGCGCTCGACCGGGCGCTCGCGGACGCCGTCGACCCCGGCGACGTCGTGTTCTGCCGCCACCTGCTGGGAAAGCTCGCCTTCGACAACGGCGACCTCGACACCGCGCAGCGCCACTTCGACGCGGGCCTGCGCGCGGTCCCGGACGCGGCGCCGCTGCTGCAGGGGAGGGCGACCGTGCTGGCGGCCCGGGGCCGGACCGGCGAAGCGCTGGCCGGCTTCGAAGACCTCGTCTCCCGGCAGCCGAACCTCGACAACCTGCAGGAGTACGCGCTGCTGCTGACGTCGGCGGGTGCGCCGGAGCCGGCGGCCCGTCAGTACGCGGTCATCGAGCGGCAGCAACGGGTCGACGCCGAGGCCGGGGCCAATATCGACCTCGAGGCGTCCCTGGTCGCCGTCGACCGCGGGAACGCCCGGCAGGCGCTCGAACTCGCCCAGGCGGAGTGGGCGCGGCGGCAGCCCGTGTTCGTCGCGGACGCGGTGGCCTGGGCCCTGCACCTGAACGGCCGCGACGCCGAAGCCCTCACCTACGCCGGCCGCGCCGCGAGCACGGGCTGGCGCAGCGCCGCGGTCGCCTACCACCGCGGCATGATCCTCGCCGGGCTCGGCCGGACCGCCGAGGCCGTCGCCGCGCTCACCGAGGCGTTGCGGATCAACCCGCACTTCTCCGCCACCGGCGCACCGGCCGCGCGGGCCGCGCTGGCGAAACTGGGAGGGACCCGATGAGCCGCACCACCCGCCCCCTGCTCGGGGCCGTGGCGCTCTGCGCCGCCATCGCCACGGCGTGCACCGCGCCCGCCCCCGGTCCGGGACCCCGCTTCGACGACGAAACCGACGGCGGCGTCCTCCGGCAGCTCAGCTG is a window from the Amycolatopsis sp. cg9 genome containing:
- a CDS encoding epoxide hydrolase codes for the protein MPRPTSDVHVFEAHATDAELDDLRARLAAARLPEAETVRHRWGQGVPLADLVELVDYWRTGYDWRAFEARLDRIGQFRTTIDGLGIHFLHRRSPRADATPLLLTHGWPGSIAEFVDVVAELADPGDAATPAFHVVAPSLPGFGYSDKPATTGWGTEKIAAAWVELMDRLGYPEFTAHGGDWGGNITTVLGGRFPDHVLGIHTLFAEGPPGLTTDGLTPVERAWAEETRDFWHHRAAYAKQQATRPQTIGYSLVDSPVGLLAWILDKFAEWSDTGDSPFETISRDRVLDDVTLYWLTRTGASAARIYYESHNSLDPELRVDVPAAITMYPRDIEKCPRPWARERYRRIVRWNAPEAGGHFPSLEVPRYFVDDLREGLAAVLADRRSYALG
- a CDS encoding enoyl-CoA hydratase-related protein, giving the protein MVADPEEAALSTVAGVRYAADGAVATLTFDKPGRSNAMDVPMQARYGALLRQADADPGVRAVVVTGAGKAFCPGADLGLLDGIAAAPPAGGGGHENFRDVLAAASVGVPVVAAINGGCAGLGFVIACAADVRFAAAGAKFTTAFARRGLIAEYGVAKLLPALVGQGRARDLLLSGRTFTAEQALDYGLVQEVVPAEELPLRAHAYATELATYSAPRSMAVMKRQFEREASLPLEEAAREATALMIESFGRPELAEGLASWNERRPPKFPDR
- a CDS encoding amidohydrolase family protein translates to MATTAITGARVFDGEKMLGVRTVVLDGRKIRQVGGDVPDGAEVVDGRGATLLPGLIDAHVHSAPGSQALALRFGVTTELEMQGLNTRENRAHISEDDTVADIRSSGFAITPPGGHPSELMPEGFRPAGDLPPVMPLMPFSTTPEQAAAFVPQLLARGSDYIKFMIDDGSVEGHPGLPMLDQATLNAGVAEAKKYGALTVAHTLTLDATRMAAEAGVDGVVHVFMDRPHTTEIVDLIAEAGMFVVPCVCLDASMMGITGSDLADDPRVARRLDGKWEETLRSSYDRYPQGELEDVLATVGALAAAGVDILAGTDASMAETFFGGLAHGASLHRELRYLVAAGLTPAQALRAATATTARRFGLTDRGRVAEGLRADLLLVDGDPTTDVGGTLDIRAIWRRGSMLKES
- a CDS encoding tetratricopeptide repeat protein; the encoded protein is MSDTPPSVRRGPRARIAAVAGLLALGAAVLLDPGPPGPAVVAAGAPSALDRAITTARDKLAKRDHDPRTWAELGAAYVEAARAKADPTYYPKAEEALRKSVAQQPDGNGTALAGLGALANARHDFAAARDWGLQARDVLPDSAAVYGVLTDAYTQLGDTEAATTALQRMLDLKPGVSSFTRAAYEFELHGRVEDARHALDRALADAVDPGDVVFCRHLLGKLAFDNGDLDTAQRHFDAGLRAVPDAAPLLQGRATVLAARGRTGEALAGFEDLVSRQPNLDNLQEYALLLTSAGAPEPAARQYAVIERQQRVDAEAGANIDLEASLVAVDRGNARQALELAQAEWARRQPVFVADAVAWALHLNGRDAEALTYAGRAASTGWRSAAVAYHRGMILAGLGRTAEAVAALTEALRINPHFSATGAPAARAALAKLGGTR
- a CDS encoding ABATE domain-containing protein, coding for MRAEFPDFRLGSVLATSFTATLTERRGDAVERIPVPRRLVDWLAVSGLAVDSCTAAQLGLARELRESIHAAATAAATGAALPAAAVRVINDRSTQGRATAVLTPGGERRWQLSSPSRVEDALGVIAADAIGIISGERDGKLALCASPTCQAAFFDTSQSRTRRWCDMNTCGNRQKKARFHANRKNAGVTTP
- a CDS encoding MarR family winged helix-turn-helix transcriptional regulator is translated as MSSARSTDDLLLDRIGPALSRLRRRTPASGRDLSRNLVLNVVADAPGEMTVGGLATEMGVAQPVASRTVAACIADGLVRRAASQADGRRTVLELTERGEAERERFAAEQRAAFEAITADWPPEDRVRFARLLVRYTDDAGAWSRSR
- a CDS encoding oxygenase MpaB family protein, encoding MSNLSRRNVLSLGVALGLVSAASAVPAWASTGAQAAGADPWWTWDDEVDRLMAGVLDTGQVPAVNTALRSWVDNSDPLPTGLPAELATYLQQVNRLPSWADAAKLRRAADFNRRKDTYLFMLYGLGSGIMSTVIPREAKSVYWSAGGANMQDRAAKTFTFGYDLSDLDAFQPSGQFVVTANKTRLVHAAVRHLLPQSPHWRAVADEQIPISNGDILVTFHSLGTYVHRKLLEWRVPMSAADEEAFLHQWQVAIHLLGVRDEFIPKTWAEADAQSTRVLTPLLSPTTEGKELAEDLLGLTAQIDLGVTRGFLNEFVRYVLSDAVGDWLGLPRDYAAATLVRTGWPAYIAFREGLLPIAPAGFYLFDQFIRAIAMLFLNKVSSPTTTPITIPTGNRPGA
- a CDS encoding TetR/AcrR family transcriptional regulator, with the protein product MTAGPAAAARPRNRKQLIVEAAATLFSERGYHSASMEEIAAGVGITAAALYRHFPNKYALFAECANVMVDRLGAALAEVPPDGPLADVLAAVTRVTVAHRGAGGLYRWEARYLDRDDRRVLKGKFGHVVGRVAAAVRREHPSPDEHLRAVAALGAIGSVTMHHNSIARRRVEDLLLASALRVAATDTRQALPGGPLVELPALPLPRTRRSEILAAAIPLFERAGFAAVTNGMIAEAVGLVPSGLYRYFPGKADILAAACLQAAGLLAQAVEHNLRGVTGARDALIALTATYVAYSFEHHALTSVADAEIAGLPDGLRRPLVAAQREHIAVWEQHLRQARPDLDARQARVLVHAGFGVVVEAGRRLRWADRPEHRAAVAAMFVSALER
- a CDS encoding DUF4331 domain-containing protein, translated to MSTRHTTRRRAALALAAGCTVLVSSLAGVPAGPALASSHREAPLISGDPPVDNTDVYAFVSPDKPDTVTLIANWYPFEEPNGGPTFYPWATDAHYDLNIDNNGDAKADLTYRWDFRTDDRRGNDTFLYNDDPVTSLDDPDLLFRQTYTLTLIDRPNGRVTTLASGAKVAPSNVGPASMPNYGVLRNQAVTGIPGGGQSFAGQADDPFFLDLRVFDLLYGGNLSEVGQDTVAGYNVNTVALQVPKSALTLAGNPTRNPNIGVWSDTERYSITLRSPGTQQSSGSEVQVSRLGNPLVNEVVVPAGLKDKFNSLLPEQDRTVPALVNRINVPEVPALVQRIYGIPAPATPRNDLVEIFLYGITTKFGTQLGNLDLNSQLNNLDVNPANFAPSEQLRLNTSIAPVAQPSRLGLLGGDRQGFPNGRRLADDVLDISLQVLEGAAVSGPVQALAAGDRVDANNVPFGTAFPYVALPNNKAVNSR